In Pseudomonas coleopterorum, the genomic window TACTGCTCGCATGAAGCTGGGGCAATAACATGCACGGTGAATCTCCGATCAAGCGCCGCGAATCGCGCAAAATATGGGTCGGCTCGGTACCGGTGGGGGGCGATGCGCCCATCGCCGTGCAGAGCATGACCAACACCGACACCAATGATGTCGATGCCACTGTCGGGCAGATCCAGCGCCTGGTCGATGCCGGCGTCGACATCGTGCGCGTGTCCGTGCCCGACATGGACGCCGCCGAAGCCTTCGGGCGCATCAAGCAGCGCGTCAGCGTGCCGCTGGTGGCCGACATCCACTTCGACTACAAGATTGCCCTGCGCGTGGCCGAGCTGGGTGTGGACTGCCTGCGTATCAACCCCGGCAACATCGGTCGCGAAGACCGCGTGCGCGCCGTGGTCGATGCCGCGCGCGATCGTGGCATCCCGATCCGCATCGGCGTCAACGCAGGCTCCCTGGAAAAGGACCTGCAGAAGAAGTACGGCGAACCGACCCCGGAAGCACTGGTCGAGTCCGCGCTGCGTCACGTCGAGCATCTGGTGCGTCTGGATTTCCACGACTTCAAGGTCAGCGTCAAGGCTTCCGACGTGTTCATGGCCGTCGACGCCTATCGTCTGCTGGCCAAGCAGATCATCCAGCCGCTGCACCTGGGGATCACCGAAGCCGGAGGCCTGCGTTCGGGTACGGTCAAGTCGGCGGTCGGCCTGGGCATGCTGCTGGCCGACGGCATCGGCGACACCATCCGCATCTCGCTGGCGGCCGATCCGGTGGAAGAGGTCAAGGTCGGCTACGACATTCTCAAGTCGTTGCGCCTGCGTTCGCGCGGCATCAACTTCATTGCCTGCCCCAGCTGCTCGCGACAGAACTTCGACGTGGTCAAGACCATGAACGAGCTCGAAGGCCGTCTCGAAGACCTGCTGGTGCCGCTGGACGTCGCGGTCATCGGTTGTGTGGTCAACGGTCCGGGCGAAGCCAAGGAGGCCCATGTCGGCCTCACCGGCGGCACGCCGAACCTGATCTACATCGACGGCAAGCCGTCGCAGAAACTGACCAATGACAACCTGGTGGATGAGCTCGAGAAGCTGATCCGGCAGAAGGCTGCGGAAAAGGTCGAAGCCGATGCGGCGTTGATCGTTCGCGGCTAACAGGGATTTTTAAGGATATTTTGTGAGCAAGACTCTGCAAGCCATTCGTGGCATGAACGACATCCTGCCGGAGCAGACGCCGCTGTGGCGTTACTTCGAAGGCACTGTGGCCGGTTTGCTGGACGGTTACGGCTACCGCCAGATCCGCATGCCCATCGTCGAGTTCACCGACCTGTTCAAGCGCTCCATCGGCGAAGTCACCGATATCGTCGAAAAGGAGATGTACACCTTCGAGGATCGCAACGGTGATTCCCTCACGCTGCGCCCCGAAGGTACAGCAGCCTGTGTCCGCGCGGTGCTCGAACATGGCCTGAGCGGTGGTGGCCAGGTGCAGAAGCTCTGGTACATGGGCCCGATGTTTCGCCATGAACGGCCGCAGAAGGGGCGCTATCGCCAGTTCCACCAGATCGGCCTGGAAGTGTTCAATCTCGACGGTCCGGATATCGACGCCGAGCTGATCGTGCTGACCTGGCGCCTGTGGAAACTGCTGGGCATTCGCGACGCGGTCACCCTGGAACTCAACAGCCTGGGCACCAGCGAAGCCCGCGGTCGCTACCGCGAGGCGTTGGTGGAATTTCTCACCGCGCACCTGGACCAGATCGACGAAGACAGCCAGCGCCGCCTGAAGACCAACCCGTTGCGCGTGCTCGATACCAAGCACCCGGAAACCCAGGCGGTTTTGGTCAACGCGCCGAAGCTGGCCGATTATCTCGACGAAGAGTCGCGCGTGCATTTCGAGGGCTTGAAGGCGCGTCTGGATGCCGCCGGCATTCCCTACGTGATCAACCCCAAGCTGGTGCGGGGCCTGGACTACTACAGCAAGACCGTTTTCGAGTGGGTCACCGACAAGCTGGGCGCTCAGGGCACCGTCTGTGCCGGCGGCCGCTATGATGGCCTGGTCGAGCAGATGGGTGGCAAGCCGACGCCGGGCGTGGGTTTTGCCATGGGCATCGAACGTCTGATCCTATTGCTCGAAACCCTGGAGCAGGTGCCCGAATCCATTGCCCGGCAGGTCGACGTCTACCTCTGCGCTTTCGGCGAACAGGCCGAGTTGGCAGGTCTGACCCTGGCCGAGCGGCTGCGCGACCAGGTGCCGGGCCTGCGCCTGATGGTCAACGCCGGTGCCGGCAGTTTCAAGAGCCAGTTCAAGAAGGCCGACAAGAGCGGTGCCTTGTACGCCTTGATCCTGGGGGACGACGAACTGGCCCAACAAGTGGTAGGTTTCAAACCCCTGCGCGGCCAGGGCGAACAACAGAACATTGCCTGGTCGGCGTTGGCCGACCATCTGGCGACCTGCGTTGTGCAGGGCTGAATCAAGCAAGCATCAAGCATTTGCGCGAATAGGAGCATTGGGGTGTCGAGTACCGAAGACGAACAAATGGGCGAACTCAAGGACTGGTGGCAGCGTAACGGCAAGCCCCTGGTCACCGGTGGCCTGCTGGCCCTGGTGGTCGTGTTCGGCTGGCAAGCCTGGACCCGCTATCAGAGCAACCAGTCGCAGAGCGCTTCCAACCTGTACCAGCAGTTGCTGGAAGCCAGCCTGACCCCGACCGGCAAGCCCGATACCGCCCAGGTGGCAGACCTGGCCGGCAAGCTCAAGAACGAGTTCGGCGGCACTGCCTATGCGCAGTACGCCAGCCTGTTCCTGGCCAAGGCCGCCGTCGATGCCGGCAAGCTCGATGATGCCGCCGCCGAACTCAAGACGGTGGTCGACAAGCCGGTCGACACCACCCTGGGCGAAGTGGCACGTCAGCGCCTGGCGCAGGTCATGGCCGCGCAGAACAAGGCCGAAGACGCCTTGAAGCTGCTCGACGGCGATGCCGACAAGGCGTTCCTGGCAGCCCGCGAAGAACTCAAGGGTGACCTGCTGGTGCAACTGGGCCGCAGCGACGACGCCTATGCCGCCTATCAAAAAGCCAAGGCTGCGCTGTCCGATGAAGCGGCGGTGGGTGGCCTTCAAATCAAGCTCGACGACCTGGCCAAAGGGGATGCGTGACGTGATCCGTTGGAAACATGCAGCATTGCTGGCCCTGGCCTTGATGGCCGTGGGTTGCAGCAGCAACAGCAAGAAGGAACTGCCCCCGGCCGAGCTCACCGACTTCAAGGAAGAAGTGTCCTTGCAGAAGGTCTGGAGCCGCGGTATCGGCGACGGCCAGGGCAAGACCTACAACATGCTCGTGCCGGCGATCGAGAACGATCGCATCTACGCCGCCGATGTGAACGGCGAAGTGGTCGCGATGAACCGCATGACCGGCGACGTGCTGTGGAAGAAAGACCTGGACCAGCCGGTTTCCGGTGCCGTGGGCGTGAGCTACGGCCTGGTGACCCTGGGCACCTTGCGCGGCGACGTGATCGCACTCGACGCCGACACCGGTGAGCAACGCTGGAAGAAACGCGTGAACAGCGAAGTGCTGGCACCACCGGCCAACAACGGCAACGTCGTGGTGGTGCAGACCCAGGACGATCGCCTGATCGGTCTGGATGCCAGCACTGGTGATCAGCGCTGGATCTACGACAGCACTCCAGCGGTGTTGACCCTGCGCGGTACGGGCGCCCCTCTGGTGACCAACCAGCTGGCGATCGCCGGTCTGTCGACTGGCAAGGTCGTGGCTCTGGACATCTCCAACGGCGTGCCGGTCTGGGAAGCTCGGGTCGCCGTGCCTCAGGGGCGTTCCGAACTGGATCGCGTGGTCGACATTGACGGCGGCCTGCTGTTGTCCGGCGGCACGCTGTATGTGACCACCTACCAGGGCCGCATGGCCGGCCTGGACCTGGAAAGCGGGCGTGTGCTGTGGCAGCGCGATGCTTCCAGCTACGCAGGTGTCGCGCAGGGCTTCGGCAACGTCTACACCAGCCTGGCCTCGGGCACCGTGGAGGGCGTCGACGAGCGTTCCACTACCGCCCTGTGGAGCAACGACCAACTGGCGCGTCGCCAGCTGTCGGCTCCCGAAGTGTTTTCCAGCTACATCGCGGTGGGCGACCTGGAAGGTTACGTCCACCTGCTGAGTCAGGTCGACGGTCGTTTCGTCAGCCGTACTCGGGTCGACAGTGACGGTGTACGGGCTCGCCCGCTGGTCGTTGGCGACATGCTTTATATTTACGGCAACAGTGGCAAGCTGGAAGCCCTGACCGTCAAGCAGTGATTGACTATGCTTCCAGACACCCACGGGTGCCTGGAAGCCGCTTCGTTTGAAGCGCCTCGAACTCCGGCCGCTGCCTGCAGCGGCCTTTGTATTTTCTGAATCAACGCAGTGGAGAGCCGCATGGTTCCCGTAATCGCCCTGGTGGGCCGACCCAACGTCGGTAAATCCACCATGTTCAACCGCCTGACCAAAAGCCGTGACGCCATCGTCGGCGACCTGTCTGGTCTTACCCGTGATCGCCAATACGGTGAGGCGCGCTGGCAAGGGCGTTCCTACATTCTGGTCGACACCGGTGGTATTTCCGGTGACGAACACGGCATGGACGAGAAGATGGCCGAGCAGTCGCTGCTGGCCATCGAAGAAGCCGATGTCGTGATGTTCCTGGTCGATGCGCGCGCGGGTTTCACCGCCGCCGACCAGATGATTGCCGAGCACCTGCGCAAGCGTAACAAGCGCTCGCTTTTGGTCGCCAACAAGGTCGACAACGTCGACCCCGAGATGGCCAAGGCCGAATTCGCCCCACTGGGCATGGGCGACGCCATCCCCGTGGCCGGTGCCCAGGGCCGCGGTGTCAACGCGCTGCTCGAAGCCGCCTTGAGCGAGTTCCCGCGCGACGAGGAAGAAGTCGACCTCAACGCCGAGGTGGCCGAGGGCGAGGAAGCCGTGCGCATTCCGGGCCCGAGCGAGAAGGACGGCATCAAGATCGCCATCATCGGTCGACCCAACGTCGGCAAGTCGACGCTGGTCAATCGCATGCTCGGCGAAGACCGGGTGATCGTCTATGACCAGCCAGGTACGACTCGCGACAGCATCTACATTCCCTTCGAACGCAACGAAGAGAAGTACACGCTGATCGACACGGCCGGTGTGCGCAAGCGCGGCAAGATCCACGAGGAAGTGGAAAAATTCTCGGTGGTCAAGACGCTGCAGGCGATCAAGGACGCCAACGTGGTGATCTTCGTCATGGATGCACGCGAAGGCGTGGTCGACCATGACCTGAACCTGCTGGGCTTCGCCCTGGAAACCGGGCGCGCCATCGTCATCGCGCTGAACAAGTGGGACGGCATGCAGCCCAGCGAGCGCGACTATGTGAAGGTCGAGCTGGAGCGGCGGTTGTTCTTCGTCGACTTCGCCGACATCCACTTCATTTCGGCGCTGCATGGCACCGGCGTGGGCAACTTGTATGCTTCGGTGCAGGCATCGTTCAAGTCGGCGATCACCCGCTGGCCGACCAGCCGCCTGACCCAGATCCTTGAGGACGCGGTGCAGGAGCACCAGCCGCCGATGGTCAACAGCCGCCGGATCAAGCTGCGCTACGCTCACCTGGGTGGTGCCAACCCGCCGTTGATCGTGATCCACGGCAATCAGGTGGAGAAGGTACCGAAGTCGTACGTGCGCTATCTGGAAAACACGTATCGCCGCGTGCTTAAGCTGGTCGGTACGCCGATCCGTATCGAGTTCAAGGGTGGCGAGAACCCGTACGAAGGCAACAAGAACACGCTCACCGACCGCCAGGTCAACAAGAAGCGTCGCCTGATGTCGCACCACAAGAAAGCCGACAAAAAGCGCCGCGACAAGCGCTGACAGACCGCGGTGGTGCTGGACGCGGCTCGCGCCGCTGCTACAGGGGAATGTGTAACCCGTATCAGCGGTGCATGCGTTCCATCAGGCCCCCCGCAATCCCTGTAGCAGCGGCGCAAGCCGCGTCGGCGGTGCATGCGGTCTGCCTGCTACACTGGGGAACGTTTTCCCAGGGAGCGGCCCATGATCAGCAGCAAGCTGCCGAATGTCGGCACCACCATCTTCACCACCATGTCCCAGCTCGCCGCACAAACCGGCGCTTTGAACCTGTCTCAGGGCTTTCCTGATTTCGACGGTCCGCCTGCCTTGCTCGAAGCCGTCGGGCGCCATGTGCTGGCCGGGCATAACCAATACTCGCCCATGACCGGTCTGCCCGCCCTGCGCCAACAGGTTGCGGTCAAGGTCGAGCGCTTGTACGGGCGTCGTGTGGATGCCGAAAGCGAAATCACCATCACCCCCGGCGCCACCCAGGCGATTTTCTGCGCGATTCAGGCCACCATTCGCCACGGCGATGAAGTGATCGTGTTCGATCCGTGCTACGACAGCTACGAGCCTGCGGTCGAACTGGCGGGCGGGACGTGCGTGCACGTGCAACTGAATGCTGCGAATTTCAGCATCGACTGGCAGCAACTGGGCCAAGCGATCAACGCGCGTACCCGAATGATCGTGATCAACTCGCCACACAACCCAAGCGGGGCCTTGATCACTGCCGCCGAACTCGACCGCCTGGCGACCTTGATCGCCGACCGCGACATCTACATCCTCAGCGACGAGGTCTACGAGCACCTGGTATTCGATGGCGTCGCCCATGCCAGCGTGCTGGCCTGCGAGCGGCTATACGAGCGGGCGTTCGTGGTCAGCTCGTTCGGCAAGACCTATCACGTCACCGGCTGGAAAACCGGCTACGTCATCGCACCGCCCGCGCTGATGGGGGAGCTGCGCAAGGTGCACCAGTACGTCAGTTTCTGTGGCGTCACGCCCTTGCAGCATGCCTTGGCCGAGTACATGGCTGAACACCCCGACCACGTGGATGCGTTGCCTGGGTTCTATCAGGGCAAGCGCGATCTGCTCTGCGATCTGCTGACCGATTCGCGGTTCACGTTTGTGCCCACGCCCGGCACCTATTTTCAACTGGTCGACTATTCGGCGATCCGCCCCGACCTCAACGACGTCGACATGGCACAGTGGCTGACGCGTGAGCATGGGGTGGCCAGCATTCCGGTTTCGGTGTTCTATCGCACGCCGGTTGCGGACCAACGCCTGGTTCGCTTGTGTTTCGCCAAACGTGAGGAGACGCTGCGCGAGGCAGCCCACAAACTATGCCGAATCTGACGGAAGCAACCCTGGCCGAGCAGGCCCCTGAACTAAGAATCGCGCTGATCCAGACCCAGCTGGCCTGGCACGACCGCGAGGCCAATCTCGAACACTTCGATACCTTGCTGGAACAAGCCCAGGGCGCCGATCTGGTGGTCTTGCCCGAGATGTTCACCACTGGCTTTTCGATGGAGTCCGAAAGCCTGTGCGAGCCCGAGAATGGAGTAACCCACGACTGGCTGCTGGCGTGGGCCAACAAGCTCGATGCGGTGGTCACCGGCAGCGTGATCGTCCAGGCTGCCGATGGCAGCCACCGCAATCGCCTGCTGTGGGCCTGCCCGGATGGGCGGATGCTGCACTACGACAAGCGTCATCTGTTTCGCATGGCGGGGGAGCACGAACACTACAGCCCCGGCGAGCGGCAAGCCGTGTTCGCCGTGAAGGGCTGGCGCGTGCGTCCGTTGATCTGTTACGACCTGCGTTTTCCGGTATGGAGCCGAGATGGCGAGGGTACCGACCTGCTGTTGTACACGGCCAACTGGCCGGGCGCTCGACGCATGCACTGGAACCGCCTGCTGCCGGCCCGTGCGATCGAGAACCTCTGCTACGTGGCGGCGGTGAATCGGGTGGGCACCGACGGCAAGGGCTTTGCCTACACGGGTGACAGCCAGTTATTGGACTTTCAGGGCGAGACCCTGTTGTGCGCGGGTGAGGCCGACGGCGTGTTTCATGCCAGCCTCGATGCCCAGGCCCTGCACGCCTATCGCAGCAAGTTCCCGGCCCACCTGGACGCTGACGAATACGAGTTGCGCTAGGAACGCTCATGCCTGACACACCGCGGTGTGTTTTTTGCGGACAATGACCGCTCCTGCGAGGTAGCGCAGGCATAAAAAAACCGGCCCTGATGGGCCGGTTCTTGCGCGGCTACCCGTATCAGGCAGCTTTCGCTTCCTGCTGGCTCAGCGAGCGATTCAGTGCGCTGAACAGCGCCTTGAAGCTGGCGGTGGTGATGTTTTCATCCACGCCTACGCCATGCACCGGACGTCCACCGGCCACACGCAGCTCGATATAGGCAGCGGCCTTGGCGTTGGTGCCAGCGCCAATGGCGTGTTCGTTGTAGTCCATGATCTCGACCGCGACCGGCATGGAGGCGACGAGCGCTTCCAGGGCGCCGTTGCCCTTGCCGCGCCAGTGCTGGGTTTCACCGTCGCTGTGCACTTCCACGTCAACCGCACTGTTGCCGTTCTCTTCCTGCAACCGATGGCTGATCAACGCATAGGGCGTGTTGGCCTGCAGGTACTCCTTGCGCAACAGCGCATAGATCTGCTGAGCGGTCATTTCAAGGCCCAGGCGGTCGGTCTCGCCCTGTACTACCTGGCTGAACTCGATCTGCATGCGACGCGGCAGGCTGATGCCGTATTCCTGTTCGAGCAGGTAGGTGATGCCACCCTTGCCCGACTGGCTGTTGACGCGGATGACTGCTTCGTAGCTGCGACCGATGTCGGCCGGGTCGATCGGCAGGTAGGGCACTTCCCACACCGTGCCTTCCTTCTGCTGGGTGAAACCCTTGCGAATGGCGTCCTGGTGCGAGCCGGAAAATGCGGTATGGACCAGATCACCCACGTACGGATGACGCGGATGCACCGGCAACTGGTTGCATTCCTCGACCACCTTGCGGATGCCGTCGATGTCGGAGAAGTCCAGCTCGGGATCGACGCCCTGGGTGTACAGGTTCAAGCCAAGAGTCACCAGATCGACGTTACCGGTCCGCTCGCCGTTGCCGAACAGGCAGCCTTCCACGCGATCTGCACCGGCCATCAGGCCCAGTTCGGTGGCGGCCACGCCGGTGCCACGGTCGTTGTGGGTGTGCAGGCTGAGCAGCACGCTGTCGCGACGGGTGATGTGACGGCCGAACCATTCGATCTGATCGGCATAGATGTTCGGGGTGGACACTTCCACGGTCGCCGGCAGGTTGAGGATCACCTTGTTCTGCGGCGTGGGGTTCCACACTTCGATCACCGCATCGCAGACTTCCTTGGCGAACTCGAGCTCGGTGGCGCTGAACGTCTCCGGCGAATATTGAAAGGTCCACTGGGTTTCCGGCTGCTGCGCTGCGTATTTGACGAACAGCTTGGCGGCATTCACCGCGATGTCCTTGACGCCTTGTTTGTCCTGGTTGAAGACGATCTTGCGGAAGGACGGCGAAGTGGCGTTGTACAGGTGAACGATGGCTTTCTTGGCGCCCTTGAGCGATTCGAAGGTGCGCGCGATGAGGTCTTCACGGGCCTGGGTCAGGACCTGAATGGTCGTGTCGTCCGGGATATGGCCCTCTTCGATCAAGGTGCGCACGAAATCAAAATCGGTCTGCGACGCGGAAGGGAAGGAGGCTTCGATTTCCTTCACGCCCACGGCGACCAGGGTTTTCCAGAAGCGCAGTTTCTTGACCGCATCCATGGGTTCGATCAGTGACTGGTTGCCGTCGCGCAGGTCGGAGCTGCACCAGATGGGCGCGGCGGTGATGGACTTCGACGGCCAGGTGCGATCGGGGAGGTCGATAGTCGGGAACGCGCGGTACTTCTGCGACGGGTCTTTGAGCATGGACATGGTGAAAATCCTTGGTGAGCAGCCTGGGGAAAGGGCCTGCCGGTCATTCGAAAAGGTGAGGGGCGAGGCGACGCGTTTCAGCCAGGCAGTCGTGCACTGACCAGGCAGAGGCTGCGGTGCTGGCGGAGCTGGATGAGGGTGTGGGCGGTTTTCATGACCTCAACCCTAACCACTGGGGTGAAAAATGGCAAGGGTATTGGGGAAAATGGTAGGAGAGTTGGCTATCTTGGAGCAGGCGAGATTTTATTGCTGAAGATTTGGAAAGGGGTGCCAGAGATTGCGTGGCTTCAAGGGGCCACGCAATGCGTTGGGTCGACGGTGAGGCCTTCGCGGGCAGTGCCCGCTCCCACAGGTCAAGCAGTGCTGAGAGGATTTGCGGTGGATCAAGGCTGGAAGGCGTTGATGAAGATTGCCGGATCGACCCGGGCATCGTTCAGGCTGACGTTCCAGTGCATGTGCGGCCCGGTGGCGCGGCCTGTGGAGCCTACGCGTCCGACCACGGCGCCGCGCACCAGGTCCTGGCCGACCTTCACGTCGATCTTTGACATGTGGCAGAACATGCTGATGAACCCCTGCCCATGGTCGACGAACACCGTGTTGCCGTTGAAGAAGTAGTCGCCTACCAGGATCACCTTGCCATTGGCAGGCGTCTTGATCGGCGTACCGGCGGGCACCGCGAAATCCAGGCCGGAGTGTGGATTGCGCTCCTCGCCATTGAAGAAACGGCGTACACCGAACTTGCTCGACAAGGGGCCGCTGACCGGCTTGTCCAGCAGCAGATTGCTCGGCGTGCCGGGGCTGAAGCTGCGGTAGGCGCGCAGCTGTTCGGCGAGTTCGCCGTCGATGCGCTTGATGTCCGCCGGGTTGGGATTGACCTGACGGGTATTCTTCAAGGTGATCCGCTGTTCGGGGTACTTCTTGCTGCCAATCTCGAAACCGATGGCGCGACCGGCCACGCTGACCTGCGCCTGGCCAGGCTTGGCGGTCAACGGGATGCCGACGATCGCGCGCCAGGTACCTTGCTCATTGACCACCAGCACGCGCTTGCCATCGTAGGTCGCCTTGGGCGCCTGGCTGGCGTTGCCCAGATCCACCACCGCCACGCCGCCTGGCACCGGCTTGTTCAGCAGCCGGGTGATGTAGCTGTCCGCCTGAGCGAACGAGGACAGGCACAACAGCAGGGCGACAACGAGAAAACGCGGCATGGATCAATCCAGTAAAGAAAGGGTAACGGGCGTGAGGTGATTGTCTTCCACCCGCACTTCAAGCTCGCCTTCGCCCAATCTTGCGACCAGGCGCTGACCGCGCTGGGTCTGCTCGGCGCTGCGGATGGCTTGCCCATGTTCGTCGAGCAGAATGCTGTAGCCGCGCCCGAGGGTTGCCAGCGGGCTGACCACGTGCAAGGTCTGCACCTGACTCTGCAACTGCTGGCGACGGTCCTTGAGCGCGTCACGCATGGCCCGCGGCAAGCGCTCGGCCAGGCCGTCCAGGCGCTGCTTGAGCAGGCGCAGCACACGGTCCGGATGCTGCCCGGCCAGGCGTGTCTGCAACTGCGCCAGGCGATGCGCACGCGCAGTCATCTGTCGCTCGAAGGCGCGGCGCATGCGCATGTCCAGATCATCCAGGCGTTGCGCCTGCTGGCGCAGGCGCTCGCCGGGGTGGCGCAGGCGTCGGGTCAGCCCCTCAACGCGCAGGCGTTCGTGAGCCAGACGATTGTGCATGCGCAACACCAGGCGTCGCTGCAGGCTGTCGAGCCGCCGTTGCAGGTCGCCGGCATCCGGCGCCAGCAGCTCGGCGGCCGCAGAAGGTGTCGGTGCACGCACATCGGCCACGAAGTCACTGATGGAGACGTCGGTCTCATGACCCACGGCGCTGACAATGGGCGTCACGCACGCATCGACGGCGCGCGCCACGGCTTCCTCGTTGAAGCACCAGAGGTCCTCCAGCGAGCCGCCGCCACGGGCGAGGATGATCGCATCGAAGCCGCGTGCATCGGCCAGGCGCAGAGCGCGGACGATCTGTGCGGTGGCCTCGCGGCCCTGCACGGCGGTCGGGATCAGGGTCAGCTGGATCTGCGGGGCACGTCGACGGAACACGCTGATGATGTCGCGGATCACCGCGCCGGTCGGCGAACTGACGATACCGATGCGTTGCGGGTGCGCCGGCAGGGCCACCTTGCGTTCGCTGCTGAACAGACCTTCGGCGTCGAGCTTTACCTTGAGCGCGTCGAACGCCATGCGCAGCGCGCCGTCACCGGCAGGCTCCACGGTGTCGAGAATCAGCTGATAGTCGCCACGGCCTTCGAACAGCGAGACCTTGCCGCGCACTTTCACCGCTGCGCCATCCTTGAGCACCTGGCGCACACGTTGAGCGTTCTGCCGGAACAGGGCACAGCGCACCTGGGCGCCGCTGTCCTTGAGCGTGAAATAGACGTGGCCGGACGCCGGACGCGCCAGGTTGGAGATTTCACCTTCGACCCAGATATTGCTGAAGACATCTTCGAGCAACACACGGGCACGGCCATTGAGCTGGCTGACGGTGATGACCTCGCGATCGAGGTTCAGGCGGGCAAAGGGGTCTTTGATCATGTTCGGCATCATAGAGACATTCGTCTGCGGATGCACTGGGGCAGGGGGGGGTAGATCAGGCCTCTTCACACAATGGTGAAGAGGCTTGCAGGTGTTGAAAGAACGGCCTGGCGTCATGACTCGTCATTTACGCGTATCCACAGCCGGAACGTCGATATCCAGACCCAGCAGTTCGCGGCGGCGGTCATGAAGCCCCGCGAAGGTGGCCAGGGCGCTGTCGATGCCTGCATGGGCTCATCGATGTGACATTCAGGCCACTTGCTGCGCGGTGGCGCGCTCGGCTTCCAGCTCGCGGACAAGCGGCAGCACACGCTTGCCGAAGTACTCGACTTCCTCCTGGAAGTGCAGGAATGCGCTCAACACCAGATCCACACCCACTGCCTTGAGTGCAACGATGCGCTCGGCAATCTGCTCTGGCGTACCAACCAGATTGGTCTTGAAACCATCGTTATACTGCACCAAATCTTGGAAGCTGGACTTGGCCCAGTTGCCCTCGCCTTCGGGGCTGGCTTTACCGGCCTGTTTGGCGGCATCACCAAAGGCGTTGACGGCTTCCGGATCGGCCTGGTCGATGATTTCCTCGAGCACGGCGCGCGCTTCTTCTTCGGTGTCGCGGGCGATGATGAAGGCGTTCACGCCGATCTTGACCTTATGGTTGTTGGCTGCAGCCTTGGCGCGGATGTCATCCACCTGGGCCTTGATGCCTTCAACGGTGTTGCCGTTGGTGAAATACCAGTCGGACACCCGCGCGGCCATGTCCCGCGCAGCACGCGAACTGCCGCCCTGAAAAATTTCCGGGTGCTGCTGAATGGGTTTTGGTTTGAGCGTGTATTCATTGGTGCGGTAGAAGTCGCCGCGGAACGTGAAGTTGTCCTGGGTCCAGATGCCCTTGACGGTGCGGATGAACTCTTCCGAGCGACGATAGCGTTCGTCGTGCTCCAGCCAATGTTCACCAATGGCGGTGAACTCCCCTTTGAACCAGCCGGAGACGATGTTGATCGCCACGCGGCCGTTGGTGAGCTGGTCGATGGTTGCGATCTGTTTGGCCAGCAGCACCGGCGGCCATGGCCCTGGCAATACGGCGGCGATCACTTTCAATTTGGTCGTGGCGGCCAGCAGCGCGTGGCTGAACGCCACCGACTCGTGCTGGTATTCGGCGCTGTAACCGGCGGTGAAGCGAATTTGCGTCAAGCCGTATTCAAAGCCTGCCGCTTCAGCGATTTGCGCCAGTTTACGGTTGTAGTCGATGTCCCAGCTGGTGCGCTGCTGGATCTTGCTCACCA contains:
- the ispG gene encoding flavodoxin-dependent (E)-4-hydroxy-3-methylbut-2-enyl-diphosphate synthase, coding for MHGESPIKRRESRKIWVGSVPVGGDAPIAVQSMTNTDTNDVDATVGQIQRLVDAGVDIVRVSVPDMDAAEAFGRIKQRVSVPLVADIHFDYKIALRVAELGVDCLRINPGNIGREDRVRAVVDAARDRGIPIRIGVNAGSLEKDLQKKYGEPTPEALVESALRHVEHLVRLDFHDFKVSVKASDVFMAVDAYRLLAKQIIQPLHLGITEAGGLRSGTVKSAVGLGMLLADGIGDTIRISLAADPVEEVKVGYDILKSLRLRSRGINFIACPSCSRQNFDVVKTMNELEGRLEDLLVPLDVAVIGCVVNGPGEAKEAHVGLTGGTPNLIYIDGKPSQKLTNDNLVDELEKLIRQKAAEKVEADAALIVRG
- the hisS gene encoding histidine--tRNA ligase, whose protein sequence is MSKTLQAIRGMNDILPEQTPLWRYFEGTVAGLLDGYGYRQIRMPIVEFTDLFKRSIGEVTDIVEKEMYTFEDRNGDSLTLRPEGTAACVRAVLEHGLSGGGQVQKLWYMGPMFRHERPQKGRYRQFHQIGLEVFNLDGPDIDAELIVLTWRLWKLLGIRDAVTLELNSLGTSEARGRYREALVEFLTAHLDQIDEDSQRRLKTNPLRVLDTKHPETQAVLVNAPKLADYLDEESRVHFEGLKARLDAAGIPYVINPKLVRGLDYYSKTVFEWVTDKLGAQGTVCAGGRYDGLVEQMGGKPTPGVGFAMGIERLILLLETLEQVPESIARQVDVYLCAFGEQAELAGLTLAERLRDQVPGLRLMVNAGAGSFKSQFKKADKSGALYALILGDDELAQQVVGFKPLRGQGEQQNIAWSALADHLATCVVQG
- a CDS encoding YfgM family protein, whose translation is MSSTEDEQMGELKDWWQRNGKPLVTGGLLALVVVFGWQAWTRYQSNQSQSASNLYQQLLEASLTPTGKPDTAQVADLAGKLKNEFGGTAYAQYASLFLAKAAVDAGKLDDAAAELKTVVDKPVDTTLGEVARQRLAQVMAAQNKAEDALKLLDGDADKAFLAAREELKGDLLVQLGRSDDAYAAYQKAKAALSDEAAVGGLQIKLDDLAKGDA
- the bamB gene encoding outer membrane protein assembly factor BamB gives rise to the protein MRDVIRWKHAALLALALMAVGCSSNSKKELPPAELTDFKEEVSLQKVWSRGIGDGQGKTYNMLVPAIENDRIYAADVNGEVVAMNRMTGDVLWKKDLDQPVSGAVGVSYGLVTLGTLRGDVIALDADTGEQRWKKRVNSEVLAPPANNGNVVVVQTQDDRLIGLDASTGDQRWIYDSTPAVLTLRGTGAPLVTNQLAIAGLSTGKVVALDISNGVPVWEARVAVPQGRSELDRVVDIDGGLLLSGGTLYVTTYQGRMAGLDLESGRVLWQRDASSYAGVAQGFGNVYTSLASGTVEGVDERSTTALWSNDQLARRQLSAPEVFSSYIAVGDLEGYVHLLSQVDGRFVSRTRVDSDGVRARPLVVGDMLYIYGNSGKLEALTVKQ
- the der gene encoding ribosome biogenesis GTPase Der, translating into MVPVIALVGRPNVGKSTMFNRLTKSRDAIVGDLSGLTRDRQYGEARWQGRSYILVDTGGISGDEHGMDEKMAEQSLLAIEEADVVMFLVDARAGFTAADQMIAEHLRKRNKRSLLVANKVDNVDPEMAKAEFAPLGMGDAIPVAGAQGRGVNALLEAALSEFPRDEEEVDLNAEVAEGEEAVRIPGPSEKDGIKIAIIGRPNVGKSTLVNRMLGEDRVIVYDQPGTTRDSIYIPFERNEEKYTLIDTAGVRKRGKIHEEVEKFSVVKTLQAIKDANVVIFVMDAREGVVDHDLNLLGFALETGRAIVIALNKWDGMQPSERDYVKVELERRLFFVDFADIHFISALHGTGVGNLYASVQASFKSAITRWPTSRLTQILEDAVQEHQPPMVNSRRIKLRYAHLGGANPPLIVIHGNQVEKVPKSYVRYLENTYRRVLKLVGTPIRIEFKGGENPYEGNKNTLTDRQVNKKRRLMSHHKKADKKRRDKR